CATAATGAATCAATCATGTATTCAAAGCAAGATTTTTAATTTACTCGACTAAAAATTACTGTTAATCTTATTTACTCAATTACTCAAATACTTATAGGTGTGAGCATGATTATTTTGGTGGGCAGTCAAAAGGGAGGATGCGGCAAGTCTACGACCGCAGTTAATATAAGCGCACAGTTAGCAAAAGATGGCGCTGATGTCGTTCTAGTCGATGCAGATCGACAGTGCACTGCAGCTAATTGGGCAATGGATAGAGCGCAAAATAGCAAGCTGGCTACTGTCCACTGTGTCCAGAAATATGAAAACATTCGTGACACCCTGCTAGACCTGGATAAGCGTTATCAGCATGTTATCGTCGATGCAGCTGGCCGGGATTCCCGAGAGCTCAGAACGGGGATGACAGCAGCCCACATATTACTTGTTCCTTTCCGCCCTTCTCAGCCAGACCTAGACACCATGCCTAAGATGCAGGAAATCATTCTCCAGGCGAAAGATCTCAATCCAAATTTATCTGTATGTGGGCTCCTAACTATGGCTCCGACAAATCCAGTGGTGAACGAAGCAAAAGAGGCTCGTGAGTACTTGGCAGACTACCCAGAAATTAAGCTGCTTGAAACGATTATTAGGGATAGAAAAGCTTACCGTGACTGCATGCCAGAGGGGCAGGGAGTCATCGAGATGGATAATGCGAAAGCTGCTGACGAAATCCTTTCTCTCGTGAAGGAGATATTTTAATGGTCAAAAAAAGAACACCTCCAACAGCATCGCGACAACCCTCACAGGAAGATATTGAACGATTTGCAGCTGGTGCCGATGGGGGAACACCCAAGCCACCACAAGAAGCTCCCAAAGAAAAGACAATGCGTTTTAATGCTAATGTCCCTCAATCTCTGTACCTCGCAGTAAAAGTCAA
This window of the Agarilytica rhodophyticola genome carries:
- a CDS encoding AAA family ATPase; the encoded protein is MIILVGSQKGGCGKSTTAVNISAQLAKDGADVVLVDADRQCTAANWAMDRAQNSKLATVHCVQKYENIRDTLLDLDKRYQHVIVDAAGRDSRELRTGMTAAHILLVPFRPSQPDLDTMPKMQEIILQAKDLNPNLSVCGLLTMAPTNPVVNEAKEAREYLADYPEIKLLETIIRDRKAYRDCMPEGQGVIEMDNAKAADEILSLVKEIF